Part of the Tolypothrix sp. PCC 7910 genome, CCAGCTTGGCTTTCCAAAAAGGACGCATTTTTTCTGGGGGAATTTGATGAATTTGATCTAAGGCTGTCATCGCCGTACTTACCGCACCCGAAGCAGTCCAAATTGCGATCGCAAAACTGATAGAAAACAAACTCCCATTTTTGGAATGGGCGATTTCTCGAGAAGCAAAATCCCGAATCAGCACCAGCGCTTCTTCCGGCGCAATTTGACTTACCAGCGCCGCCAGTTGTTTAAAGGTATCCTGTAAGGATTCTGCAAATAAGCCAATGGCTGTAAAAAAAGCCAGTATTGCCGGAAACAGCGATAACATGGCGTTGAAAGCAATTTCTGAAGAAAGTCCTAAAAGTCGTCTTTCTAATGTCCTAGCAAACGTTTTTTTGAGGTTACGCCAGGTAAGGTGGCGAAAGAAACGAATAAACCGAGGCTGGTACATGATTGTTGGGGACGGGGGATTGGGGATTGGGGAACTCGGGGCCCCCTCTAGGGATAAGGGGTAATGGGGACTGGGGAACTCGGGGCCCCCTCTGGGGATAAGGGGTAATGGGGATTGGGAGACAAGGGGACAAGGGGAAAGAACAAACACCAATTACCAATTACCAATTACCAATTACCAATTACCAATCACCAATTGCCAATTACCAACGCCCAATGCCCCATGCCCTATTCCCTTTTATTTTTAACCTTTGACTCTTGACTTTTACGTTTCGCTGATAACTAATAACTAATGACTATTAACCAATCAACAATCGCTATGAGTCAAGACTTAACAACGCAATGGTTGAGCGAGATCCAATCTCTCAAACAGCAAATGGTAGAACTTCAGCGCGATCGCGATGCAGCTTGGGAAAGCGCCCAAAAGTGGCGTAAACTCTACAACACCGAAGCAGAACAACGTCGTACAGATACTCAGTTATCCCAACAGGCGATCGCATCTCTAAAAGCTGAATTGCAAAAAGTCCAGGGTTTAGACACAGACGCACTCCCTGATGCGATCGCAGCAACTGCTATCCAACAGGAAGTAGCACAGCTGCAATCGGTAGAAGATTTGAAAACAAAATTAGTTACAGTCATTAAAGAACGCGATCGCCTCTTGCAAGCTTTGAAAACCGAGCAAGACAACCACGCTCAAACCCGCAATAATTTAACTACTGCCTTGGGCGATGCGATCGATAGCTGGGCTAGGGAAAAAGTTGGATCTGAACAGGATACACAGGACAATTCTTCTATGGAGTCAATGGTTAACAGTTAATCAGCTAAAACACATTGAGTTTGCATATTAAATTTTATCAATCTCCTGTGGGGCGGGCATCTTCTACCAATTCTCTAATATATGGCTACACATAGGGAGCAAGGGGACAATTATCTGTAGCTTGGATTTAGAGAACTGGTAATACCTGCCCTGAGGATGCAACTTAAATGCCAATTAGCTTAGTTCAAAATTTTTGAATAGTAGCTCCAAACCCATCCAATATTAGGATGGGCAATACCCACCCTACAAAAACCTGAAGCACTAGCTTCTTTTGACTTTGCCCCAGTAAGGCACAAATAACCGATGATAATAAAATTAATGTTTTAAGAATTTATACAATTTCAGCTCATGTTACGCCAAATTTCTTTGGGAACCATCGGTTTAACTGTCGGTGCTATCCTAACCATTGTTGGCTTTGTAGCCTACGCGGCTGATAATGCCACACTCAATCTTGTGGGATTTTTTTACGGCTTTCCTCTATTGTTAGGAGGATTAGCGCTTAAAGCTAATGAACTCAAGCCCATACCTTTTAGCCAAACTACTACGCCTGAAGTTTTGGCACTGCGCGAACAACAAGCCACTGTCACTCAAAATAAAATCCGTAAAGATATTACCCGCTATTGCTATGGGCAAAATGCTCATCTTGACAGGGCACTCTCTTTTCTGGGTTTAGGTAAAACAGACGAAGACACACCAATTGTCACAGGCTTAAAAGAAAAAGAAATTAATGGAGCTTACGCTTTAATTTTAGAATTTGATTCGCCACTACTCCCAATTGATGCTTGGCAGCAAAAACAGGAAAAAATGCTCAAATATTTTGGCCCTAATGTTGAGGTTCAAATCACACAGCCAGAAGCAGATAAAATTGAACTAGCACTGATTACTACAATTAGTAATTCGTAATTTAAATAGAAGCTCCCACTAAATTGTTGATTTAGTGGTCTTCAATCAGTGGAGTTTCAGGCTACCACTGATTTTTAATTTAATAAGATTATGCTGATGAAAATTTACTTTTCTAAGCGTACTGCATACCACTGTAAATATTTACCTGGCCCTAAATCTAACTCACAGCTTGTATCGATTAAATACTGGACTTGAGCTTCTAGCCCATCAATTCTTTGCACATCAGGTGGTAAATCCTCAAAATCGATTTTTTGTAGAACTAACTTAAGCTTTTCTAATAACTCTGAGGCAGTTAAAAATTGTTCTGGTTGGTTTGTTTCCAAAACAACGTAATTATCTTGTAGATACATTAATGGCTCGGGCATTGAATTTACTGGTGTTTTTTTCAACAATTGATTTTTTTATAACCGTAATAGCAGCTAATGAAGCTTTAATCTTATTTTAGTTGAGCCACGTAGTAGCGCTCGTTAAAAGTGAATCATATTTTTCAAGATATAATCCTACTTCCTGCCAACGTCACAAAACAGGAAAGTCCCTCTTAAGCAATCTATAGCGCTAAGCTCACCCCTTCATCCTTATAAATTATTACCTAGCAAATGTCATACAAGCTATTGATCTGCGATCGCTTACTATAAATGGACTTTTTTTGAATCTTTTTCAGTATTTACACGTAAATTTATATAAAAACTAGTAAATATATTGAGATTTTCCTCTATATATTTTTTCAGAAATATCATGATTAAAAACTCTAAAAATATAATCTAAGTAATCAAAAACTTTAATAATAGTGATTTTCAGGATTTATCTTGAGATTTTTTTCTCAGTGCATTTTATTGTTTGCCAATAAATGCTGAGTGCTAAAAAATACTGTATAACTGAAAACGAGGGTGAATATTAGAAGTTTTCCCGGAAATGGCAATTCGACTTCAGGACTAGGGAAATATAAATAGTACGCCTAATGTGAATTAGAAACACCTCTTATGCCATAAGGGTTTCTAGATTAGTCCAAAATCATTGTTTTGTGACTACCTACGAAATTATAAGGGTTTCAAGGCTTAATTCTCATTAAACGTTAAAAATACATTTCTGACTATGTCTTTAACTGGACAAGCAGATCGCAATTGCCTTTGTGTTTTCAATAAATTGTCTATGCAACCTAGTAATCTACTGTTTGCTTGGCTGAGAATCATTGAGTGTCCTACGCACCAACAGCAGGATACCTTCCGGCTACAAGTCTTGGCATCGATATGGAAGCAAGCATCCCTAGCTTCTGTTAAGACAGCCTTTTTTCGTGTTTATCTGCAAACTCACTACTTATACCGATTATCTCATCCAAAATTTGCATTACTGGGCATTCGGCAAACTGGTACATCAAGAAGCAGAACCTAACCTGTTTCTCGCAATCCAGTAAGAACCAGAACACTATCGCTCACAAGCGATTTAGTTCAGGGGGTAAGTTTTTCCAAGTTCGCCTTTAGCGATACTTTTATTTTCTGTGGAACGCAACTCATGTCAGGCATAAGCCCATTTCCTCTTTCTAAGCAACCGCCACTAATTTTAGTGGCTGATGATGACAAGACCATGCGAGTGCTGTTGCGTAAAGCTATGGAACAAGAAGGCTATCGGGTGGTTGAAGTCAATGATGGCCAACAGTGTCTAGATGCTTACGATACTATCAAACCGGATATAGTCTTGCTAGATGCGGTAATGCCTGTCATGGATGGCTTTACCTGTTGTAAGCAATTGCTCAAGATTGCTAGAAATAACTTGATGTCAGCACTAGCCAGTTTTGATACAGATTCTGCTCTTGGCAATACAGTGATTTCTAAACTATGGGAGCGGACTCCCATATTGATGATTACTTGCTTAGATGATGAAGATTCTGTCAATCGTGCTTTTGAAGCTGGAGCGATGGATTACATAACTAAACCTATTCACTGGGCAGTTTTACGCCAGCGTTTACGACGGCTATTGCAACAGGCACAAGTATATAAACAATTAGAAGCGGCAAACCAAGCTTTACAGCATATTGCCAATGTTGATGGTTTAACAGGATTGGCTAATCGTCGCCGTTTTGATGATTATTTAAATACTCAGTGGATTAATTTAGCGCAAGAGGAAGCACCTCTATCATTAATTTTATGTGATATCGACTTTTTTAAACTTTACAATGATAAATATGGTCACCCAGCTGGAGATGTATGTCTACAAAAAGTGGGTGCTGTCTTAAGTCATACCGCCCAGAAAAATCACGATTTAGTAGCGCGTTACGGCGGTGAAGAATTTGCCGTGGTTATGCCTCATACCCATGCGTTTGGTGCAGTTCACGTTGCTGCTGCAATGCAAGCTGGAGTGAGAAATTTACAAATAACTCATGCAGGTTCAGAGGTTAGCCAATATGTCACATTAAGCATGGGTGTAGCGACTGTTATACCTACTTGGGAATCTTCTCCTGCAGATTTAATTGTGACGGCTGATAAGGCACTTTACCAAGCAAAGGCAGAAGGACGCAATCGTATTATCCTCAAATGATTAATCAATAACGAGTGTGTCAATCCTAGGCTTTGACTCTAGGATTTTGCTTTTAAATTTTAATTTAACAATAAAATTTTAATCATCAGTTTTAAGTTTAACGCCGTCAATATTCCAATAATATTTCAATTACTAATGCCCAGTCTCCAAAATTCAGCAACAGATCCAAACTCAAAAAACCTTGCTACATATAGTTTTCTTAATTTTTAATTTTTAATTTTTAATTTTTAATTGGTATAAGATGATGAGGTGGGGATGCAAAGTTTTGCGTCCTTACAGATGATTGATATGGCACAAAAATTTATTGACTTGGTATTAGATGAAAAACCTTGAGAGCAAACTTTAAAATTGGAAATCTCAAGTCTTTTGCACAAGCCCAAGCTTAATAGAAAAGGCTCAATAAAAAATACAAAATTGTATGACTAAGAAGGATAAACTGGCAAAGTGAAGTGAAACCATGCTCCACCATTAGGAACAGAGTCTACCCAAATCTGACCATAGTGCGCCCGAATAATCCGTTGGCATACGCAAAGACCAATACCATAACCTTCTGTACCTTCATCTCGTTGTAAACGGAAGTGGTTTTCAAAAATGCGATCGCGGTTTTCGTAAGGAATTCCTGGGCCAGTATCACCAATACTAATTTGCACTTTTTGAGTAGTACGATGTAGTCCTGTAAGACTAATTTTGCCACCCGCCGGCGTATATTTAATAGCATTATCCAACAGGTTGATCAACACTTGGTGAATACGCTCTGGATCGGCATAAACATAAGGTAAGTCTTGGGGGACATCTGTTTCTATCTGTTGAGATTTGGCAGTGTAGCGATCGCGCAATTCTTCCAATACATGGAAACAGAGTTTGCCGATTTCCATTTTTTGGGGTACTATTGGTAACTCTGTATCATTGCCCCTACCTACTTGCAAAAGATCCGTAATCATACGGTCAATTGTTTTAGTTTGAGTCCGGGCTTGCTTGAGTAAGTGCGCCGTCATTGCTGGTTTGAGGCGCTGGAATTGGCCAGTTTCGATATTGTAGTTAGATTGAAGCGTTTCTATGGCGATCGCAGCAGCAGTTAAAGGATTACGGAGGTCATGGGCCAGTACAGAGATTACCCTGTCTTTAAATTGCAACTGCTCGTGAAGTTTCTCTTGTTCCTGTTTCAAACGAAAAATTTCGTCCGAAAGGCGTATAAGTTCGGCGGAAACAGCAACGGAACTAATTGTAGATTTTGGTGCGACTACTCGACTATTGTCCTCTAGACGTTCTTGTAAATCTTCCTGTAATTTTAAATAGGCATCGACAGAAGCTTGCCAGCGAGGCCACCAATTTTTTAGTTGACCGATTATATTACTACCAGCAATAATTTGCCTGGGTTCCGGGTGGATTTTGACTAAGGCTGGCGTTGCCACTAATTTAAAGTGTTCCGCCAAATAAGGTTGTTGTCCTACATCAATGATTTGAAGTTCAAACTGATACCCAGCCTGTAATTCTTTTAAGTAAGCACGTATTCGCTGTACCTGTTGTCGGGACTTGGGCCGTCCATCAACAAACAGCAACAGCTGGAGTGGAGCCTCAGAATAGATCGGCTGATCTTGGGAAACTGGCATGTAATCGTGTTTCAGCACTGGTAACAACCCGGCGGCGCTTGACAGAAAGTTTAAGATGGACTGACGCTGGTCGATGGTCGTTCTTTCTTTTAAATTTAATATCTATTTTAGATTTTTCCTACACCTATCAGTCCTGCATTTTTCAGATGAGACACATCTTTTTCAGCTTTTTGCTACCTTTTTCCTTGGTTTCTGTTCCTGATAACCTTTCGAGCCTTAATGATCGCTCTGTATTATCAGCGAATCTAAATCTGGCGGCAGTACCGACAAATGAGACATTTTATACTGCAGCCAGTCGAATGGTACAGCAACAGATTGATTTGATTGCCCGCATTGAACAAGCTATTACTACGCCCGATGCTAATCGGATGCGTTCGGTTCAAGGGCAATTAAATGTCTACACCAAGTTTGTAGACACTTTTCTCAACCGTCAATACAAAAGCCCCAAAACTTTATGTATGTCTAGAGTTGACGTTACGGAGAACTTGTCTTTTTTAGCCGAGCCATTAACTGAGTCACAAATAAAAATTTACTGCTCTTTGTATGCTTCTAACCAAGAATTATTAAAACTTACCCCAGTAATAGATCGGGTATTATCCCGACGTGGGGAATTAAGCTTAGTCAGACCACTACCTTTAGTATCGGGAGAGCGACAATCAGATTCTGTGCTGGCGATCGCGCCGATGCAGCTTCCTCATCTGGATAAGCTGGCGACACCTTTTGCCACACAAGAACCAAATTTATTTTCACCTCCACTACCTATTATCGGTAGAACTGCGAAAACTGCAATAGCAGATTATGTACCCCTTGTACAACCTGCGATCGCACCTCCTCCGGAAGCGCTGACAATTTTGGCAGATGCCAAGAAATATTTGACCGCAGCCCAGGTGGAATTCCCCTTAAAAAATCAATTTACTAATCCTCAGGAAACTTCTGCGGTACTTGACCACTTTAGCTACGACATCGATCCCCAAGAACCTCAAATTTACGCTGCGTTTTTGAAATTGCCCCGTACTGGCATTTTCCGCGTTTTACCTAATTCGGCTTACCAGCGTCCGCTTAATACTATCGATAACCGCTTGGCAGCTACTGTTAGTGAACGCTATCCTTTCCCTTTGTTGGGTGATCATCAAGGCGGGTTTACTCCCAGTCTAGCACTTCAACTAGTTGGCGATCGCTTTGGTTTCAGACATCAAGGTGTAGATTACAGCTTCATGGTGGATTTGGGTGATATTCCCCTGACCAAGTTAGATTCTCAGTTGCAAACCGTGGCCAAACCCACAAGAGAATTTTTTCTCACATACCAACCACCTAAGCAATTAGATGATTTACAAATGGAACGGCGACGCTTGTTGACAGGTAAAGACCAGAACTGGAATTTAAATCAAGTGATTTTGTCCAGCGCTAAAGCTCAATTAAATCATACCTACTTAGTGCGATCGCTACAATTTCAGTTACCAGACATAATTTTGAACAATAGAAAACTTACACCTCAAGAACGGCAATATTTAGGGCAAGCAGCACAACTACACAGTAGTGATATCCTTCTAGCCTTTCGACCTGTTCGTCGTCGTTCTGATGGCAGTTACACTGTGCTGTGGCGAGTTTTAAATCAGTTTCCCGCGCCCCAAATCAATGACTTGGACAAATACAGCAGCAATTGATGATAGCTGTTACATTTTGTAATCCTAAATCTTGGCTCAGTGTTTTTGCTGGTGACATTGATATTAAGAATGACTAAAAATTTAATCAAAGATATAATTTGTTCCTAAATTTTTGGTCATTAAAATTATGATTAATTTTAGCGTGGCTATATGTACATTTAATGGCGAAAAACGTTTACCTGATGTTTTAGATAAGCTCAAAGATTGTTGTACATATACCGCGCAGTTAGGGATAGAGACTGAACCAATAAATTGGGAAATACTTGTTATTGATAACAATAGCAAAGATAATACAGCCCAAGTAGTTCAAGAATACCAAGCAAATTGGCCTGCTGATTATCCACTTAAATATTACTTAGAAACCCAGCAAGGATTAAGCTATGCGCGAGAACGTGCTATCCAAGAAGCAGAAGGTACATTGATCGGCTTTCTCGATGATGATAATTTACCAACTCCTAATTGGGTAGCATCTGCCTATAATTTTGGCAAAAATCATCCTCAAGCCGGGGCTTATGGTGGCAGAATTTACGGAGATTATGAAGTTAAACCACCTCATAACTTCGATAGGATTAGTCTGTTTTTAGCTATAGGTGGTAGTAGTAAAACTATTTGCTATACTGCACCAGAAAACAGCTTGTATTTTAAAAAAGTTCTGCCTGCAGGTGCAGGATTAGTAGTACGTAAACAAGCTTGGATCGAAAATGTTCCTAAAACTCTTTTTTTCCACGGTCGAGTAAATGGTTCATTGGTTACTGCTGAAGATATAGAAGCATTAACTCATATTAAAAAAGCAGGTTGGGAAATTTGGCATAATGCCGAGATGGAAATTTATCACCGGATTCCTAAGCAGCGTTTAGAAAAAGAATATTTGTTTAAATTAATGCGTGGTATAGGATTAAGCCGACATTACACGCGGATGCTAGATTTACAAATTTGGCAGCAACCTTTTGTTTCTCTAGCTTATATGGCTAACGATATCCGCAAAATTTTTCTCCATTGGTTCAAATATCGCTTAGTTCTAAAAAATGATCTTGTAGCTGCTTGTGAGTTGGAACTTTTAATTGGAGCTTTTCTTAGCCCCTTTTATATTTATAAAAGATATTTATTAAATTTCAATAATAATTAAATTTATAAACTTCTAGAATTTGGCTTAGAGTTTCGCTGGGTCAAGATGATTAGGCAAATTATTTTGATAAGTTAATTTAACTATGCAACTTCAGCCGGAAACAGCTTCAACCATTAAGAATATTACCCAGGATAGCAGTGATGAAAATTCTCTAGTTAAGTGTATTAGTAGAGTCTTCATTATTGCCTATAAAGAATCTACTCAGGAGTTAGAAGAATTATTAACAAATCAAGGGTTTACCAGCGAAGTTCTCAGACAGGAACGTAAACCAGAATATCAAAGCTACTCTCGGAGTTATCTCTGTCTTTTAAACCATCGTACAGCTTGGGAAAGGGCGATTCAAGAAACTCAATCAACGATGATTATTGAGGCAGATTTTGTACCAGTAGTTAATTTTGGCAAGCTACCTTTACCCTTTAATCCTCACCAAAGTAATGTAGGAATTAGCTGGCTATACACTTGTGCGCCACAGATATATTACGTTTCACCTGATGGTTATGCTGAAGGCTTTTCTGCTTCAACTGTAGCTTATATTGTCACTCCTGAAAGTGCCCGATTTTTGATAGAACTGGCGGAAGAAATTCGCACCCAGGTAGGAGAAACTAACTATTCAAGTTGGGACTCAACTATCGATAGTTTTCTCCGACGTAAAGGGCTGAAGAACTATATTCCTTGGCGAAACTATGGCGAACATGGAGGATTACCAAATCCAGAGCATCATAAGCATAATCTCAGTAAAACTCATCGTGCTGATGTCCTCTACGGTAAACTTGCTTTCATACCCTTGTATGCTGTTCAAAATAGTAAACTCAATTTGTTTGGGGTAAGATTTTGGGCAAGAGTTAAAGGTATTGCCCGTCTGGGAACTGGACGCTTTCTGCGAGTCAAAGTTCTCCAAGGTTCTAACTTTCCTATGCGGCTACTCTGGTTTGCAATTTTGAGACAGTTAACATGGAATATTTAACAAAATGAAGTAGCCTCGATGAAAAAATTTCACAAGCGTTACATGGAAGTTGGAATGGGATTTTTACTCAGCACGAGCTCAACATCCCACTACCGCTAACAGCACTTTCAAGCTAAGTAACAGGGAAATCCCCATCCATCCATTCATTCATAGAATAATCAAATCTTAAAAGTCTTCTCCGTGAAATTTCATACTCAAATTTGAACTGGAGTTCATAGTCTGCGCTAGGGTAGGAATTGACACTAGATTTGTGATTTCCTGTGCTGCCTTGTAAACGTCCGGCTATATTTCTGAGTGTGGCTGTTTTACTCACTTCTTTAACAGCCTGCGCTAACAGTCCCACTGCCAAAAATCTTGAGCAGTCTTTGGCGGCTGATCCTCAGTTGCAAAATAACCCAGTTGTGTTTGGAGAAGCTAAGGATAGCCAACAGCAAGCACAGCAGAACGAATCAACAGTTAAATTACCAACTGATTTTCCGCAAGATATTCCTTTATATCCCAACGCCAAATTAGAAGCAGTTACACCACCTAGCGGTGCAGAAAACGGCACATCCACTCGCTGGCTAAGTTCTGACCCCAGCAATTTTATTGCCAACTTCTACCGCCAACAATTGCAGGCGAACAATTGGCAAATTGTACAACAACCGACAGATGATTTAGGAGGCGTTTTTGAGGCGCGTCGCAATGATTTGCAGGTGAAGGTTTCTATTCAAGCTCAATCAGTAACTAACCCTACACCAAATCAACCACAAACAGCCACCCAATTACTAATTGAGTATCTTCCCGCAACCACAGCCACGGTACAACCTACACAAACTACTAATCCTAGCGAAACTACTACCACCACAACTTCTAGCGATATTCCCCAACCTGGTAATCCAGAATTTATTGGCCCTGTACTACCTGCAAATGTGGCGACACAGCCAGCAAGCACATCTAATAGCCAACAGGTGGCGACAGTTATCGCAGAAGCTCAAGAATTTAGCGATTTGAATAAAGTACCTCAAGAACTACGACGACACATTCAAGATTTAGAAAAATTAGGAGTTTTATCTCCAGACTCTTCAGTTAATAAGAGCAACTCCAATACTACAAGTAACCTATTTGCGCCTAGTAAAACCATAAATCGTAGAGAATATGCTCGTTGGCTAGTGGCTGCTAATAATGCCATGTATGCTAATAACCCAGCTAAACAGATTCGCTTAGCATCAGAAAGCGCTCAACCTGCTTTTAGTGATGTGTCTGCCAAAGACTCTGATTTTCCTGTGATTCAAGGATTAGCCGAAGCCGGATTAATTCCGAGTCCCTTGTCTGGGGATACTACAGCAGTTTTATTCCGTCCTGATGCACCCCTAACAAGGGAGCAGTTGCTACTGTGGAAATTACCTTTAGATACTCGCCAAGCTTTACCATCAGCGAATTTAGAGGTGGTGAGGCAAACTTGGGGTTTTCAAGATGCAGGGAAAATTGACCCGAAAGCTTTAAGAGCTGTAGTAGCTGATTACCAAAATGGCGAACAATCAAATATTCGCCGTGTATTTGGCTATACAACTCTATTCCAACCAAAAAAACCTGTCACTCGCGCTGAAGCGGCGGCGGCTTTGTGGTACTTCGGCATTCAGGGTGAAGGAATATCGGCTGTTGATGCTTTGAAGTTAAAGCGTCCCCAAACTTGATACTTGATTGCCGATTCATGTCTTACTTAAGTAAGATAGCTCACTTTACCATGCGGGCTACAAACTGTACTGATATTTGGCATGAAAGTCTAAAAATTTTTTGTAAAAAAAATGTAGTCCGTATATAAAAATTCGGTGAATTTAGGCACTTACAGCATTTTTAGCTTATATTTTGGAAGTAATAAAAATTTTAGATTGTCTCATTAAAAACACGTAAATGAGTTTGAAGATTTGAAGTCAAAGCTGGATTTTGCCAGATTTCTAACCCATACCAGTAGATCCATTGAGATACTTGGCATTTTTTAATTAAGACGTACCAAATTATAACCAGAGTTGCACGATCATGAAAAAACGCTTTGTCGCAGCAGGCTTTATTCTTTTCTCTTTCATGTTGCCATTGAAAGCAAATGCTGCACAGTTTAGTGGTATTTACGTATTTGGTGACAGTCTTTCAGATGCAGGTAATGTATACAACTCTACTATAGACCCCAAGACAGGAGTAGGATTTCCACCACCGCCTTACTTTGACGGAAACTTTTCCAATGGGCCGATTTGGATAGATGAGCTTGCTAAGAAGCTGCAATTAGATAGTTCTCCTACTCTTGTTACTGATGTTGCCAAGGGTACTGCCCCAAAAAACGGTATTAACTTTGCCTATGGAGGCGCTACTTCTATAGATAAAAACACTATCTCGCCTTTATTACCTGGCTTTAAACAGCAGATTGAAGCATTTACAACACCACTTTTGCAAACTAAAAATGCTGACTCAAACGCACTTTATGTATTGTGGACTGGTGCGAATGATTATTTACCTACGAATGCTGATCCCAATTATTTCAAACCTTTTACCGATCCAACAACGACAATTAACAGATTAAGATTAGCGATCGCATCTCTAGCTGATGTAGGTGCTAAAAATATTCTGGTAGTTAACTTACCAGATTTAGGACAGCTACCTCGCGCTCAAAATTTAGATCCGACTTTCCCTGTTCCTAGTGGTACTTCCCAAGCTCTTACAGATTTGACTAAAAAGCATAACTCTGATTTATCAGATGCGATCGCTAATTTAAATAAAGTCCTCAATCCTGATGTAAAACTCATCAGTCTGGATGCTAATTCTGTATTTACAGATATTATGAACGATACAAAAAATATGCAGGGTGTCAAATATGGTTTCAAAGAAGTGGCAAAACCTTGCTTAGTTGATCCATCCTGTGCAGCTGACCCAAGCATCCAAAATCAATATTTCTTTTGGGATGGGCTTCATCCCACAACTGCTGCTCACAAAGTCTTGGGAGATTACGCCTTTCAGCAAATTGAACAATCAATCAAGCCAGTCCCCGAACCCTCTACAGCATTGGGGACTGTGGCTATTGGTGCTTTCGGTGCAGCAGCCTTACTCAAGCGCAAACGCAAACAATCACTGCTTAGGACAGCAAGTCTGGTTCCTGCTGGACAATCAACTCATACAAAGGTTGAAAGCTAAACCAGCCTAAATCATGCCCGCCTACTTGCTGATGTGCCAAACTGGCTGACTCTGGCTTAATTAGTTGAGGTTTACCAGCAGCCTCAGCGAGTAACTGGGCTTGACAAGAACGCTCCATTGTGATGAACCACCAAGCAGTTTCATCAACTGAGTGACCAACTGTTAATAAGCCATGATTCTTCAGAATTATGGCTTTATTTTGGCCTAAAGTTTCGGCAATTCGCTTACCTTCAGCAACTTCAAGAACTACCCCTGTATAGTCATCAAATAGACTATGGTCTTGGTAGAAAGCACAAGCATCTTGGGTTAAGGGGTCAAGTAGACGACCAAGACTAGACCAACTTTTACCATAAACAGAATGGGCGTGAGCTGCGGCTATGACATCAGGACGCGCTGCATGGATTTGGGAATGAATCGCAAAAGCTGCGCCATTGATGGGGC contains:
- a CDS encoding S-layer homology domain-containing protein — its product is MLPCKRPAIFLSVAVLLTSLTACANSPTAKNLEQSLAADPQLQNNPVVFGEAKDSQQQAQQNESTVKLPTDFPQDIPLYPNAKLEAVTPPSGAENGTSTRWLSSDPSNFIANFYRQQLQANNWQIVQQPTDDLGGVFEARRNDLQVKVSIQAQSVTNPTPNQPQTATQLLIEYLPATTATVQPTQTTNPSETTTTTTSSDIPQPGNPEFIGPVLPANVATQPASTSNSQQVATVIAEAQEFSDLNKVPQELRRHIQDLEKLGVLSPDSSVNKSNSNTTSNLFAPSKTINRREYARWLVAANNAMYANNPAKQIRLASESAQPAFSDVSAKDSDFPVIQGLAEAGLIPSPLSGDTTAVLFRPDAPLTREQLLLWKLPLDTRQALPSANLEVVRQTWGFQDAGKIDPKALRAVVADYQNGEQSNIRRVFGYTTLFQPKKPVTRAEAAAALWYFGIQGEGISAVDALKLKRPQT
- a CDS encoding class II aldolase/adducin family protein, giving the protein MQAISRAKPNFFQQPTFASVKEERLHRKQRLAAAFRLFARFGFDEGIAGHITVRDPENSEQFWVNPLGKHFGLIRVSDLILVNQTGEIIEGDRPINGAAFAIHSQIHAARPDVIAAAHAHSVYGKSWSSLGRLLDPLTQDACAFYQDHSLFDDYTGVVLEVAEGKRIAETLGQNKAIILKNHGLLTVGHSVDETAWWFITMERSCQAQLLAEAAGKPQLIKPESASLAHQQVGGHDLGWFSFQPLYELIVQQEPDLLS
- a CDS encoding PEP-CTERM sorting domain-containing protein, producing MKKRFVAAGFILFSFMLPLKANAAQFSGIYVFGDSLSDAGNVYNSTIDPKTGVGFPPPPYFDGNFSNGPIWIDELAKKLQLDSSPTLVTDVAKGTAPKNGINFAYGGATSIDKNTISPLLPGFKQQIEAFTTPLLQTKNADSNALYVLWTGANDYLPTNADPNYFKPFTDPTTTINRLRLAIASLADVGAKNILVVNLPDLGQLPRAQNLDPTFPVPSGTSQALTDLTKKHNSDLSDAIANLNKVLNPDVKLISLDANSVFTDIMNDTKNMQGVKYGFKEVAKPCLVDPSCAADPSIQNQYFFWDGLHPTTAAHKVLGDYAFQQIEQSIKPVPEPSTALGTVAIGAFGAAALLKRKRKQSLLRTASLVPAGQSTHTKVES